One region of bacterium genomic DNA includes:
- the cyoE gene encoding heme o synthase: MTASPLQRWIGLSLELGKARLSALVVVTTLAGYLMAARPLPGWGHLAATLLGTALCAFGANGFNQVLERDRDALMVRTRERPLPAGRVGVRAAALWSGAVVLAGTGLLLALVNAAAAALALGTVLLYVLVYTPLKPRSTLNTLAGAICGAIPPLIGWSAVTGGVFGGDQGGGWWLALLLFVWQVPHFLSLAWLYRDDYRRAGFKMLPLQDPRGDRTFRFLMLYAWVLLPLGLLATFMGLTGAVFAVGSLLLGGAWLWLGMRCYRDRSSLNARRVFLGSVVYLPLVLGLMVADRAPPRAERAAGADVAIVAAQPGSV, from the coding sequence ATGACCGCCTCGCCGCTGCAGCGCTGGATCGGATTGAGCCTGGAGCTGGGCAAGGCCCGCCTCAGCGCCCTGGTGGTGGTGACCACGCTGGCCGGCTACCTGATGGCGGCGCGCCCGCTGCCGGGCTGGGGCCACCTGGCCGCCACGCTGCTGGGCACCGCGCTGTGCGCCTTCGGGGCCAACGGCTTCAACCAGGTGCTCGAGCGCGACCGCGACGCCCTGATGGTGCGCACGCGGGAGCGGCCGCTGCCCGCGGGACGGGTCGGCGTGCGCGCGGCGGCGCTCTGGTCGGGCGCGGTCGTGCTGGCGGGCACGGGCCTGCTGCTGGCGCTGGTCAACGCGGCGGCCGCGGCCCTGGCGCTCGGCACGGTCCTGCTCTACGTCCTCGTCTACACGCCGCTGAAGCCCCGCAGCACGCTCAACACGCTGGCCGGCGCCATCTGCGGCGCCATCCCGCCGTTGATCGGCTGGAGCGCGGTGACCGGCGGCGTCTTCGGCGGCGACCAGGGCGGCGGCTGGTGGCTGGCCCTCCTGCTGTTCGTCTGGCAGGTGCCGCACTTCCTGTCGCTGGCCTGGCTCTACCGCGACGACTACCGGCGCGCGGGCTTCAAGATGCTGCCGCTGCAGGACCCGCGCGGCGACCGCACCTTCCGCTTCCTGATGCTCTACGCCTGGGTGCTGCTGCCACTGGGCCTGCTGGCCACGTTCATGGGCTTGACCGGGGCCGTGTTCGCGGTGGGCTCGCTGCTGCTCGGCGGCGCCTGGCTGTGGTTGGGCATGCGCTGCTACCGCGACCGCAGCAGCCTCAACGCGCGGCGCGTGTTCCTGGGCAGCGTGGTCTACCTGCCGCTGGTGCTCGGCCTGATGGTGGCCGACCGCGCGCCGCCCCGGGCGGAACGCGCGGCGGGGGCCGACGTCGCCATCGTCGCCGCACAGCCCGGGAGCGTCTGA